TGCTGATAAATCTGATTAAGATGATAATCTAATGAATGGTCTAACAAATATTCTCCAAGAAATAGTTTAAAGCCAAGTACTATTGATGGATCTTCTTCACATTCAAAATTCCAATTTCCCGGGATAATATTTCTCAGTTTTTTCTCAATCTTATTGATAATATTAGAATTAACATTATTGGGAACTACTAACTTTACTTCTTTTAAGGAATTGAAACTTGTTGCCATTATAAATTTATCAAAGGAATCTACAAGATAAGACAAAAATTCTTCTTCGCTTGATGGTGGTAAATATTTCGCAAAAAATTGTTTAATTATTATTTTTGAAAGGTTAATAATCTCCTCTCTTGATGTTTCTAAGGCTCTTTTTCTTTCCGCCTTAGCTATATCATGAGCCTTTAGAATGATTTTTTCTGCTTCCTCCTCTGCTTTTGATATAATTTCTTGTCTTAATTTATCAGCATTTTTAACAGCCTCATCAACAATTTTTGCCGCCTCATCCCTTGCCATAGCCAACCTTTCTTCTCTTCTCTTTCTCAGCTCTTCTGCTTCTTTTAATTTTTCCTCTGCCGTTTTTATTGCTTCCTCTATTTTCCTCTTTCTCTCTTCCATTATTCTAAGAAGAGAGCCAATAAAATACCTCTTTATAATCCAAGCTAAAACTAATAAATTTACTATAGAAGAAAATATTGTAAGAACATTAAAGTTAAACATACCTTACTGCAGTCTCCCCAAAAGTGGATTTGCAAATAGTAAAATTAAAGATATAGTTAATGTAAAAATTACAATAGTTTCAATAAAAGCAAGGGCAAACAAAAGCATTCTGTTAATTTGATCGCCTGCTTCTGGTTGTCTTGCTACACTCTCAAAAGCAGAGGAAGCAGCATTACCCTGAGCACGTGTAGCAAACATACCTACTAAAGCTATCGATAAACCTGCAGTAACAATAGAAGCAATGATAATCCATCCTAACATGTCAACTTACCTCCTTATTCCTCAAATACTGCAGCCAAATAGGCGGCTGAAAGAGTAGTAAAAATTAATGCCTGTATAAAACCCATAAACATGGAAAGAGCCATAATAGGAACAGGGACAATTAAAGGAGCTAAAAAAGAAATTATGGCAAGCACAATGTGCTCTCCTGTAATATTTCCAAATAAACGAAGAGATAAAGAAACCGGTCTTGTAATTTGTTCCAAAAGGTTTATAGGGAGAAAGATAATTGAGGGGGAGATAAAGCTTTTGAGATAATCAATACCTTTTTCTTTTATGGCAACGTATTGTATATAACCAATGGTGCCTATAGCAAGACCAATTGTAACATTTAGATCAGAAGTAGGGGATGTAAAGCCAGGAATCAAACCAGACCAATTAGAAATAAGAATGAAAAGGAAAAGAGAAGAGAAAAAAGGAAAATACTTTACTGCTTTTTCTTCCCCTAAAAATCCCCCCAAATACCTTTGGAACATTTCAATAAGAGCTTCCACTAAGCTTTGTCTTCTTGTCCTTATCTCCTCGGTAGGTTTATAGGAAACCCAAAAACTAATCAACAAAACTAAAATACTTACAATCTGTAAGCTTATAAATGTATTTGTTATTTTAAAAATTCCTATTCTCGCTATTTCCCGTGGACCTATCTCTTCCATTATTTTTCACCTTCTCATTACGTAATACCTTAAAAATCATGTACCATTGACCTATTACGTATCCTAAAATAAAAAGCAAAGCTCCAAAAAGCTCTGCTTTGAGACTCATCAAAAAAGTCAATATTAATAATCCATATCTTTTAATTATACCTCTTTTATAACCAAATACACCATATTTTTTTATATCTTCCGATAACCAACAAAATGAAATTATACTACTACCAATTCCAAATGTCAAAGAAGATATGTAAGGGAAAAATAGATAAATACATAATCCCACTATTACCAATATTTTACCTATCTTAAAGTACTTATCCAAGTATCCTGAAGATATCACGGAAACCTGCCCAGATTCCCAATGCTATTCCAGCAAGAAGAAAAACTGGAGAAGATTTAAAAATCTTATCCAGATAATATCCTAAAAATATACCAACCAATAGGGAAGCTAACACACTCGTTCCCAAAGAAAAAGCAACATTAAAAATCTCCCATGGAGTTCTTGGCTTTTTCCTCATTTCTTACTAAGAAGCTCCTCTGCAATCTTCCTTATAATTGTATTATCCGCTCTTCCTTTCAGTTCTGAGACTGCGGATTTCATAACCTTTCCTAAATCCTTAATACTTTCAGCATTCACCTCTTTTATTATCCTATCAATTACTTCTCTTAGTTCATCTTCTGTAAGCTGTTTTGGAAGATACTCTTCCAAAATCTTTAACTCTTTCTCCTCCTTTTCAGCAAGATCTATTCTCTCTCCCTTTTTATATAATTCTATCGCCTCTTTTCTCTTCTTTATCTCCTTATTTATTACATCTATGATATCCTCATCAGAAAGTTCCTTCCCCTTTTCTCTCAATTCTATCTCCTTATACTTTATTGCAGAACGTAAGAAACTTAAAACTTCTGCCCTAAAACTATCCTTATTTTTCATTGCTTCCATATAATCTTTTGTAATCTTTTCACTTAGCACTTTCTCTTCCTCCTTTCTCCCTAACTTTCTTCATTCAAAATTTTTACAATTCTCATCCATCCGTTCTTTGTATTCTCTGGATTATAACCCCCACCACCTAATATTAACAACCTTCCATCACATACTTTATGGGACAACTCATGAACTCCTCTAATAAACTTCTCATAAGCTTCCAAAGAATAATTCAAATGGGTAATAGGATCTCCTTTAATACCATCTACTCCAGCCTGTAGAATTATAAGTTCACTTTTGAACTCCATAGCAAAATCTTCAATCTCTTTTAATGCTAAAAGAAGATCCTCATCGGAAGATCCCGGAAGCAGTGGAATGTTTAACTTAGTTCCAAAGGCTGACTCTTCTCCCCTTTCATGTCTTCCGCCTGTTCCAGGATACAAAAATCTACCATCTTCGTGAATATCCGCAATATATAAATGGGGATCTGAAAGAAATTCATAAAAAACACCATCCCCATGATGAGCATCAATATCTATATAAAATATGTCCAAGACATTATAGGATTTTCTTGCTTTTTCAATAGCTACTCCAATATCATTAAAAATGCAAAATCCACCAGCACTATCTCTTTTTG
Above is a window of Dictyoglomus sp. NZ13-RE01 DNA encoding:
- the atpF gene encoding ATP synthase F0 subunit B, which codes for MFNFNVLTIFSSIVNLLVLAWIIKRYFIGSLLRIMEERKRKIEEAIKTAEEKLKEAEELRKRREERLAMARDEAAKIVDEAVKNADKLRQEIISKAEEEAEKIILKAHDIAKAERKRALETSREEIINLSKIIIKQFFAKYLPPSSEEEFLSYLVDSFDKFIMATSFNSLKEVKLVVPNNVNSNIINKIEKKLRNIIPGNWNFECEEDPSIVLGFKLFLGEYLLDHSLDYHLNQIYQHIRETENI
- a CDS encoding ATP F0F1 synthase subunit C (Produces ATP from ADP in the presence of a proton gradient across the membrane. Subunit C is part of the membrane proton channel F0), which produces MLGWIIIASIVTAGLSIALVGMFATRAQGNAASSAFESVARQPEAGDQINRMLLFALAFIETIVIFTLTISLILLFANPLLGRLQ
- the atpB gene encoding ATP synthase F0 subunit A codes for the protein MEEIGPREIARIGIFKITNTFISLQIVSILVLLISFWVSYKPTEEIRTRRQSLVEALIEMFQRYLGGFLGEEKAVKYFPFFSSLFLFILISNWSGLIPGFTSPTSDLNVTIGLAIGTIGYIQYVAIKEKGIDYLKSFISPSIIFLPINLLEQITRPVSLSLRLFGNITGEHIVLAIISFLAPLIVPVPIMALSMFMGFIQALIFTTLSAAYLAAVFEE
- a CDS encoding glutamyl-tRNA amidotransferase, giving the protein MLSEKITKDYMEAMKNKDSFRAEVLSFLRSAIKYKEIELREKGKELSDEDIIDVINKEIKKRKEAIELYKKGERIDLAEKEEKELKILEEYLPKQLTEDELREVIDRIIKEVNAESIKDLGKVMKSAVSELKGRADNTIIRKIAEELLSKK
- a CDS encoding acetoin utilization protein AcuC, whose protein sequence is MNRKRLESFWDELKKNNNLKIDIIPPDIAKEDDLLLFHKKEYVQLVKEKSKEGTGYLDYGDTPAYPGCFESASYVVGSTLKGLDLILSGKYKHVFVPMAGLHHAKRDSAGGFCIFNDIGVAIEKARKSYNVLDIFYIDIDAHHGDGVFYEFLSDPHLYIADIHEDGRFLYPGTGGRHERGEESAFGTKLNIPLLPGSSDEDLLLALKEIEDFAMEFKSELIILQAGVDGIKGDPITHLNYSLEAYEKFIRGVHELSHKVCDGRLLILGGGGYNPENTKNGWMRIVKILNEES